In Bdellovibrionota bacterium, one genomic interval encodes:
- a CDS encoding TatD family hydrolase, translating to MVQWIDTHTHFGMLEEGAEAGLEKAKSLGVQKFINIGTNPEDHEQVYDFAQKHYPTVFCTLGVHPHDAKIYTDEVDKYLRLKSQNKEVIAIGEIGLDYYYLNSTKEEQKAAFERQLQVAADLGLPVEIHTRDAEEDTIEILKKYQGKVKGLLHCFTGTQWLADEALKIGFNISISGVVTFKNAEDLRSIVKSLPLDRIHVETDAPFLAPVPQRGKKNTPAFVTHVGEFVAGLKGVTPEELSAQILKNTKTLFPKFI from the coding sequence ATGGTTCAATGGATCGATACCCACACTCATTTTGGAATGCTCGAAGAAGGCGCAGAAGCTGGCTTAGAAAAAGCCAAATCACTGGGCGTGCAGAAGTTCATTAACATTGGAACTAACCCAGAAGACCATGAACAAGTTTATGATTTTGCCCAAAAACATTACCCCACGGTTTTTTGTACGTTGGGCGTTCATCCGCATGATGCAAAAATTTATACGGACGAAGTGGACAAGTATTTGAGATTAAAATCTCAAAACAAAGAAGTGATCGCCATTGGTGAGATCGGACTCGATTATTACTATTTGAATTCCACGAAGGAAGAACAAAAAGCGGCTTTCGAAAGGCAACTTCAAGTGGCAGCGGACTTGGGCTTGCCAGTAGAAATTCATACGCGTGATGCTGAAGAAGATACGATTGAAATCCTTAAAAAATACCAAGGCAAAGTTAAAGGACTTCTTCACTGCTTCACAGGTACTCAATGGCTAGCAGACGAAGCCTTAAAAATCGGATTCAATATTTCCATCAGCGGCGTGGTGACCTTTAAAAATGCTGAGGACCTAAGATCTATAGTAAAAAGTTTACCCCTTGATCGTATTCATGTCGAAACTGATGCACCATTTTTAGCACCAGTTCCACAACGCGGAAAAAAGAATACGCCCGCTTTCGTGACACACGTAGGAGAATTCGTCGCAGGTCTTAAAGGAGTAACTCCAGAGGAATTGTCGGCGCAGATTCTAAAAAACACCAAGACTCTCTTCCCTAAATTCATTTAA
- a CDS encoding AAA family ATPase: protein MAQILKSIIGHKKQIAQLLSVIESQRISSCYLLSGPSGIGKKKVAFAIAQEVLCSNGRPACGECGQCLKVEKNEHEEVRYIEPDGAQIKIAQAEEIHRFLNLQKTGKHRFIIINDAHLMNPQAGNSLLKILEEPPANTTFFLITHSDQAVLKTLRSRSQLLHFSSLSFEDMRKQTDAPDWIIRSSQGRMDLLEQTKDAGLEFVRTKSFSFLRDALSNDLKAATSFKELMSDKESALKLVSLWQQILRDILFYKEGLNPRIHSDQTEVFEGFHAVSPEKIQDLFQNLIQMERDIYGNVDRTLTFENFILNLRS, encoded by the coding sequence ATGGCACAAATTCTAAAATCCATCATTGGACATAAAAAACAAATCGCGCAACTTCTTTCAGTTATTGAATCTCAAAGAATCTCTTCGTGCTATTTGCTTTCTGGGCCCAGCGGAATTGGAAAAAAGAAAGTGGCTTTTGCCATTGCTCAAGAAGTTCTTTGTAGCAATGGTCGTCCGGCCTGCGGAGAATGTGGTCAGTGCCTGAAAGTGGAAAAAAACGAACACGAAGAAGTCCGATACATAGAACCCGACGGCGCCCAAATTAAAATCGCTCAAGCTGAAGAAATTCATAGATTCTTAAATCTGCAAAAGACAGGGAAGCACAGATTCATTATCATTAACGATGCTCACCTTATGAATCCTCAAGCGGGAAATTCTTTACTTAAAATTTTAGAAGAACCACCGGCAAATACGACTTTCTTTTTAATCACTCACTCCGATCAAGCGGTGCTTAAGACCTTGAGATCAAGATCACAACTTCTCCACTTCTCGTCTTTAAGTTTTGAAGATATGAGAAAACAAACTGATGCTCCCGACTGGATCATTCGATCCTCTCAAGGTAGAATGGATTTACTGGAACAAACAAAAGATGCGGGGCTAGAGTTCGTAAGAACAAAGTCCTTTTCATTTTTAAGAGATGCTCTCAGTAACGACCTGAAGGCGGCAACATCTTTTAAAGAACTTATGTCTGACAAAGAGAGCGCACTAAAACTTGTGTCGCTATGGCAACAGATTTTAAGAGATATTCTTTTCTATAAAGAAGGTTTAAATCCAAGAATTCATTCTGATCAAACCGAAGTCTTCGAAGGCTTTCACGCCGTTTCTCCGGAAAAGATTCAGGATTTATTTCAAAATCTTATTCAAATGGAGCGCGATATTTACGGCAATGTGGATCGCACTCTCACTTTTGAAAATTTCATTTTGAATTTGAGAAGCTAG
- the tmk gene encoding dTMP kinase, which yields MAFIVFEGLDGSGKTTLMKKLSSLLDQSSIPYIMTREPGGTSLGDELRDIILRKEGDAPCPRAELLLYEAVRAQHVEKRIKPALKNNQWVLCDRYTASSMAFQSGGRNINAKDVEWLNAFATDDLKPELFVLLDLTVEESEKRRIGRQLETHTEADRLESEKKDFHERTRQGYINEAKKEPSRWLVLDASKTPDELFEILNKKITELKLLKAR from the coding sequence ATGGCTTTTATTGTATTTGAAGGATTGGATGGATCAGGAAAAACCACTTTGATGAAGAAGCTCTCTAGCCTCCTCGACCAAAGTTCAATCCCTTACATTATGACTCGCGAACCTGGCGGCACATCATTAGGTGATGAGCTTCGCGATATTATCCTTCGTAAAGAAGGCGATGCTCCCTGCCCAAGAGCAGAGCTCTTGCTTTATGAAGCCGTCAGAGCACAGCATGTTGAAAAACGCATCAAACCTGCTCTCAAGAATAATCAATGGGTATTGTGCGATCGCTACACAGCAAGCTCCATGGCTTTCCAATCCGGCGGAAGAAATATCAATGCGAAAGACGTAGAATGGCTGAATGCCTTTGCCACGGATGATTTAAAACCAGAGCTTTTTGTTTTATTGGATCTCACCGTTGAGGAAAGCGAAAAAAGACGCATTGGGCGCCAACTCGAAACACACACAGAAGCCGATAGATTAGAGTCTGAGAAAAAAGATTTTCATGAGAGAACAAGACAAGGATATATCAACGAAGCCAAAAAAGAGCCTTCAAGGTGGCTGGTGCTCGATGCCTCTAAAACACCAGACGAGCTTTTTGAAATATTAAATAAAAAAATCACCGAATTAAAACTTCTAAAGGCCCGCTGA
- a CDS encoding response regulator produces the protein MGHPDYKILIIDKDGQTSRRLCEYLIENGFEAEHASTGEAGIEQMKIFKPRFVVCDLMLPDMNAIAVLDYIKSHAELSKRDIKVLITSSHNSVQNVKECIKKGACDYILKPIKPETLLPRLIFQAQKKREFTEEEKTVVTALQGGDLYNHLLSLVLKEAISKKSDHEILFNMAKMLALALKAVRCSFIECLEDRVTGYVRVSHDNIDMNNFKIDLDKYPEVLDVMNKEQIVVIENLDSDPTLVEMKKNLKSISFNSMIVCPIYRRGYFYGVISARMGNSQIFTENHIRFAMMLSQIVSLILSSQIPLPIEFKQPA, from the coding sequence ATGGGGCATCCCGATTACAAAATTTTAATTATCGACAAAGACGGTCAGACCTCAAGGCGGCTGTGCGAATATTTGATCGAAAATGGCTTTGAAGCTGAGCATGCATCGACAGGTGAAGCTGGTATTGAGCAGATGAAGATCTTTAAGCCGCGCTTTGTGGTTTGCGATTTGATGTTGCCGGATATGAACGCAATTGCTGTTCTAGATTACATCAAATCTCATGCAGAACTCAGTAAGCGCGATATAAAAGTTTTAATCACTTCCAGTCACAACAGTGTGCAGAACGTAAAAGAGTGCATTAAAAAAGGCGCGTGTGATTATATTTTGAAACCCATCAAGCCAGAAACACTTCTTCCGCGTTTGATTTTTCAAGCGCAAAAGAAGAGAGAATTTACAGAGGAAGAAAAAACTGTCGTGACCGCACTCCAAGGTGGAGATCTCTACAACCATCTTTTGAGTCTTGTCTTGAAGGAAGCAATCTCTAAAAAATCAGATCACGAAATTCTCTTCAATATGGCAAAGATGTTGGCGCTGGCCTTGAAAGCTGTTCGATGTTCTTTCATTGAATGCTTAGAGGATCGTGTAACAGGTTATGTGAGAGTTTCTCATGACAACATTGATATGAATAATTTTAAAATCGATTTAGACAAATACCCTGAAGTTTTAGATGTCATGAACAAAGAGCAAATCGTAGTGATCGAAAATCTAGATTCAGATCCAACTCTTGTCGAAATGAAAAAGAATTTAAAAAGTATTTCGTTCAACTCCATGATCGTTTGTCCAATTTATCGTCGTGGATATTTCTACGGCGTGATCTCTGCAAGAATGGGAAACTCACAAATATTTACAGAAAATCATATACGCTTTGCAATGATGCTCAGCCAAATTGTCAGCCTAATTCTAAGCTCCCAAATCCCACTCCCCATAGAATTCAAGCAACCAGCATAA
- a CDS encoding competence/damage-inducible protein A, translating to MKASIIGIGTEITSGQILNSNGQWISKKMTVLGVEVTTHVAIPDDRKIILDTLDFCKDKSDIIFVTGGLGPTTDDFTRDVIAEWAQKKLVFDQKSLEKIEARFKARGVPFREFQKQQCYYPEGSQILENALGTANAFSLTAQNKKIFVLPGPPKEIDGIWNDHLEKTFAELTKNLDKLITKSWKCVGYGESEVSHRVETALQGCKLTKGYRLHAPFVEVKLSYYKSEETEALKWIQKVEEAIGDITDNNS from the coding sequence ATGAAAGCATCAATCATTGGCATAGGAACCGAAATTACGTCTGGACAGATCCTCAATTCAAATGGGCAATGGATTTCAAAAAAAATGACTGTCTTGGGTGTGGAGGTTACCACACATGTTGCCATTCCTGACGATCGTAAAATCATTTTAGACACACTCGACTTCTGTAAGGACAAATCAGATATTATTTTTGTTACCGGTGGATTAGGACCGACAACTGATGACTTCACTCGCGATGTGATCGCCGAATGGGCACAAAAGAAATTGGTCTTTGATCAAAAATCTTTAGAAAAAATAGAAGCCCGTTTCAAAGCACGCGGAGTTCCTTTCAGAGAATTTCAAAAACAACAATGCTACTATCCCGAAGGATCACAAATTTTAGAAAATGCTCTAGGCACAGCGAATGCTTTTTCTCTCACCGCTCAAAATAAAAAAATATTTGTTCTTCCGGGTCCTCCAAAAGAAATCGATGGCATTTGGAATGATCACTTAGAAAAAACGTTTGCAGAACTCACAAAAAATCTCGATAAACTCATCACAAAATCTTGGAAGTGCGTAGGCTACGGCGAGTCCGAAGTCTCTCACCGAGTCGAGACTGCTCTCCAAGGCTGTAAACTCACCAAAGGCTACCGCCTCCACGCTCCCTTTGTAGAAGTAAAACTTTCTTATTATAAATCTGAAGAAACAGAGGCCCTCAAATGGATACAAAAAGTCGAAGAGGCCATAGGCGACATCACCGACAACAACAGCTGA
- a CDS encoding acetyl-CoA C-acetyltransferase: MSKTMRKVAILGGKRTPFVKSMGAYQKTTNQQMFTEVLNNLVTDYKLEGKKLGDVAGGALITNSADWNLTRESILGTKLHPHTPGYNVQRACSTSLDTSLQIALKIAAGQIDVGIAGGSDTNSDVPVTFSRSFAWKMIELRNAKNFMQKLKVILSIRPKDLKPHFPNAGEKRTGKSMGDHCEMMVKEWKIPREAQDELTFISHQNAAKAYKEGFYEDMVINFKGLKRDGILREDTTKEKLAKLKPAFDKTSGQGTLTAGNSTPLTDGASAVLMASEEWAKANNLPVLAYFVDAQVAALDFVHGEGLLMAPTIAVSELLKRNNLTLQDFDFYEIHEAFAGQVLCTLKAWEDPDYCKKVLGRDKPLGSIDRSKMNVKGGSVALGHPFAATGARIVASLAKILNQNGKGRGLISVCTAGGMGVVAIVEK, encoded by the coding sequence ATGTCAAAAACAATGAGAAAAGTTGCAATCTTAGGTGGGAAGCGTACGCCATTTGTAAAATCTATGGGCGCTTATCAAAAAACAACGAATCAACAAATGTTCACCGAAGTTTTAAATAATCTAGTCACAGACTATAAACTCGAAGGTAAAAAATTAGGCGATGTTGCAGGTGGAGCGTTGATCACAAATTCGGCAGATTGGAATTTAACTCGTGAGTCTATTTTGGGAACAAAACTTCATCCTCATACGCCAGGCTATAATGTTCAGCGTGCTTGTTCCACAAGCTTAGACACTTCTCTGCAAATTGCTTTGAAAATTGCAGCAGGACAAATTGATGTGGGAATTGCTGGTGGCTCCGATACGAACAGCGATGTGCCGGTGACATTCTCAAGATCTTTTGCATGGAAGATGATTGAGTTGAGAAATGCTAAAAACTTTATGCAAAAATTAAAAGTCATTTTAAGTATTCGTCCAAAAGATTTAAAACCTCATTTTCCAAATGCCGGAGAGAAGAGAACTGGAAAATCTATGGGAGACCATTGTGAAATGATGGTGAAAGAGTGGAAAATTCCGAGAGAAGCCCAAGATGAATTGACATTCATCAGTCATCAGAATGCAGCAAAAGCTTATAAAGAAGGTTTCTATGAAGACATGGTTATTAACTTTAAAGGCTTAAAGCGCGATGGAATTCTTCGCGAAGATACAACCAAAGAAAAACTAGCAAAATTAAAACCTGCTTTTGATAAAACATCGGGGCAAGGAACTCTTACGGCGGGAAATAGCACTCCATTAACTGACGGAGCTTCGGCTGTCCTGATGGCTTCAGAAGAATGGGCCAAGGCTAATAATCTTCCGGTGCTTGCCTATTTTGTCGATGCCCAAGTGGCAGCGTTGGATTTTGTACACGGTGAAGGATTGTTGATGGCGCCAACCATTGCGGTGAGCGAACTTTTAAAACGTAACAACTTGACGCTTCAGGATTTTGATTTTTATGAAATCCACGAAGCCTTTGCGGGCCAAGTCCTCTGCACATTGAAGGCTTGGGAAGATCCGGATTATTGCAAAAAAGTTTTAGGTCGAGACAAACCCCTCGGTTCTATCGATAGATCTAAGATGAACGTCAAAGGTGGAAGCGTAGCCTTGGGCCATCCCTTCGCTGCAACTGGAGCAAGAATTGTTGCAAGTCTTGCCAAGATTCTAAATCAAAATGGAAAAGGTCGCGGACTGATTTCTGTTTGTACGGCTGGTGGAATGGGAGTCGTGGCCATTGTCGAAAAATAA
- a CDS encoding thioredoxin-like domain-containing protein has translation MKFILILSLCFGFDAFAVSKVEGLDIISQEVKVIDFSNLKDSEKGTVVLFLSPLCPCSEAHTGTIKALMKEYKDFKFVGIYSSAEENEEFREYFRMKDFGMPVLRDAKYTFANELGALSTPHAFVINKKGEILYKGGVTSSSKAKKGSDQLLNTALKQIEEKKEVSPKETRVLGCAIRDT, from the coding sequence ATGAAGTTCATTTTGATTTTGTCTTTATGTTTTGGTTTTGATGCCTTTGCCGTGTCTAAAGTTGAAGGCTTAGATATTATTTCTCAAGAAGTTAAGGTCATTGATTTTTCAAATTTAAAAGATTCTGAAAAAGGCACGGTGGTGCTTTTTTTATCTCCACTCTGCCCATGCTCAGAGGCCCACACTGGTACGATAAAAGCGCTGATGAAAGAATATAAAGATTTTAAATTCGTGGGAATTTATTCCAGCGCAGAGGAAAACGAAGAGTTTCGTGAATACTTTAGGATGAAAGATTTTGGAATGCCTGTTCTAAGAGACGCAAAATACACTTTCGCCAATGAGCTGGGAGCGTTAAGTACGCCCCACGCATTTGTGATCAACAAAAAAGGCGAAATACTTTATAAAGGCGGCGTAACGTCCAGTAGCAAAGCCAAAAAAGGTTCCGACCAATTATTGAATACGGCATTAAAACAGATTGAAGAAAAAAAAGAAGTAAGCCCTAAAGAAACAAGAGTTTTGGGCTGTGCGATCAGAGACACATAA
- a CDS encoding serine protease spb1 codes for MKNFILAFTLLIQPLTACAKADYVSQDKPVSPSSAYQVIFKKLGIYAEIEWANPPQKSQDSKFHLKVLGMVSEESMQKLESATLEVILWMPSMGHGSSPTSVQKVNSSTFDVSNVYFIMDGDWEIRFVLKNGSQVLDEATYSLDI; via the coding sequence ATGAAAAATTTTATTTTAGCATTCACTTTATTAATACAACCATTAACGGCTTGTGCAAAAGCTGATTACGTCTCTCAAGATAAACCAGTATCTCCGAGCTCAGCATACCAGGTGATTTTTAAAAAACTTGGAATTTATGCGGAAATAGAATGGGCAAATCCACCACAAAAATCTCAAGATTCAAAATTTCATTTGAAAGTTCTAGGGATGGTATCTGAAGAAAGCATGCAAAAATTAGAAAGCGCAACGCTAGAGGTGATCTTGTGGATGCCATCCATGGGTCATGGAAGCTCTCCCACTTCTGTACAAAAAGTGAATTCTTCAACATTTGATGTATCGAATGTTTATTTTATCATGGATGGGGATTGGGAAATTCGTTTTGTATTAAAGAATGGATCCCAAGTTCTTGATGAAGCTACTTATTCTCTAGATATATAA
- a CDS encoding class I fructose-bisphosphate aldolase yields MAKGTYSNQATNSEKVKEILSWYGADNPGVLANLSRLLNHGRTGGTGKLVILPVDQGFEHGPARSFQKNSAGYNPHYHFELAIESGCNAYAAPLGFLEAGAREYAGEIPLILKVNNSDVLYDNKSPISALTSSVDDALRLGCAGIGFTIYPGSGDRKQMYEEIARMSKEAKKAGLVVVIWAYARGPNLSKDGETAVDVIAYAAQIAAQLGAHIIKVKPPTKHVELAEAKKVFDEFKIPISTLTEQVKHVVQSCFDGRRIIIFSGGAAKGTDAVLEEVKHIAKGGGFGSIMGRNAFQRPKLEAIKLINDVQDIFVKG; encoded by the coding sequence ATGGCTAAAGGCACTTATTCGAATCAAGCAACAAACAGTGAAAAAGTAAAAGAAATTTTAAGCTGGTACGGAGCAGATAATCCTGGAGTTCTTGCGAACTTATCAAGACTTCTTAATCACGGAAGAACTGGCGGAACTGGAAAACTCGTTATCCTTCCGGTGGATCAAGGTTTTGAACATGGGCCGGCAAGATCCTTCCAAAAAAATTCCGCAGGATACAATCCGCATTACCATTTCGAATTGGCAATTGAATCAGGTTGCAACGCTTATGCGGCTCCACTCGGATTTTTAGAAGCAGGTGCAAGAGAATACGCCGGCGAAATTCCTTTGATCTTAAAAGTAAACAATTCCGATGTTCTTTACGATAACAAATCTCCAATCTCTGCTTTAACATCTTCAGTGGATGATGCTCTAAGATTGGGTTGCGCGGGAATTGGTTTCACTATCTATCCTGGAAGTGGCGACAGAAAGCAAATGTACGAAGAGATCGCAAGAATGTCTAAAGAAGCAAAAAAAGCAGGTTTAGTTGTTGTAATTTGGGCTTATGCAAGAGGACCGAATCTTTCTAAAGACGGTGAGACTGCAGTAGACGTGATTGCTTATGCTGCTCAAATCGCAGCACAACTTGGTGCTCACATTATTAAAGTGAAGCCGCCAACTAAACACGTAGAACTTGCTGAAGCTAAAAAAGTATTCGATGAATTCAAAATCCCAATTTCAACACTCACAGAACAAGTGAAGCACGTAGTGCAAAGTTGCTTTGATGGTAGAAGAATTATTATCTTTAGTGGTGGAGCGGCTAAGGGCACCGATGCGGTGCTTGAAGAAGTAAAGCATATCGCAAAAGGTGGCGGATTTGGCTCGATCATGGGAAGAAACGCCTTCCAAAGACCAAAGCTCGAAGCAATTAAATTGATTAACGATGTTCAAGATATTTTTGTAAAAGGATAG
- the lysS gene encoding lysine--tRNA ligase: protein MSELINDHVERENPLKAEKRKKLTELREKGINPFPYAFERSIDATEARKKYEALQNGEAAKDQKVTMAGRLITKRPMGKAAFFTFQDQEGTFQAYIRVQELSPEDAISWDYIDIGDIVGLTGFVFRTQKGELSIHCEKFQILTKTLEPLPDKYHGLVDTDLRYRYRHLDLIMSPETKKVFQTRTKIIKAIRKFLDDRGFMEVETPILQPVYGGAAAEPFTTHHNALDMKLYMKISPELYLKKLIVGGFDKVYDLNKNFRNEGIDRSHNPEFSMIEWYEAYTDYNYQMTQFEELVSFLAKEITGSYKVQYQGKEIDFTTPWKRLSVYDAIKEYGKVDVEKLSSAELFDQLKKSGSDRKGPASKGEMAAELFELVAEEHLWNPIFITDHPVEISPLTKKHRTKAGLVERFEPFAACMEIGNSYSELNDPEEQRSRLEEQDKQRAHNKEAHPMDEDFLHAIDVGMPPTGGVGLGIERIVMILTDQASIRDIIFFPTMKIKND from the coding sequence TTGAGTGAATTAATAAATGATCACGTTGAGAGAGAAAATCCGCTAAAAGCTGAGAAAAGAAAAAAACTGACCGAACTCAGAGAGAAAGGCATTAATCCTTTTCCTTACGCTTTTGAAAGAAGCATCGATGCCACGGAAGCTCGTAAAAAATACGAAGCACTTCAAAACGGTGAAGCAGCTAAAGATCAAAAAGTCACAATGGCAGGTCGTCTTATCACAAAACGTCCGATGGGTAAGGCTGCGTTTTTTACTTTCCAAGATCAAGAAGGAACATTTCAAGCTTATATCAGAGTTCAAGAGTTATCTCCGGAAGATGCAATCTCTTGGGACTATATCGATATCGGAGATATCGTAGGTCTTACAGGTTTTGTCTTCAGAACTCAAAAAGGGGAATTATCAATCCACTGTGAGAAATTCCAAATTCTTACTAAAACTCTAGAACCACTTCCAGATAAGTATCATGGACTTGTTGATACAGATTTAAGATATCGTTACAGACATCTTGATCTCATCATGTCTCCAGAAACTAAAAAAGTATTTCAAACCAGAACAAAGATTATCAAGGCGATCAGAAAATTCTTAGACGATCGCGGATTTATGGAAGTTGAAACGCCGATTCTTCAACCTGTTTATGGAGGAGCAGCGGCAGAACCCTTCACGACTCATCATAATGCTTTGGATATGAAGCTCTATATGAAAATTTCTCCAGAATTGTATTTGAAGAAGTTGATCGTAGGTGGATTTGATAAAGTTTATGATCTAAATAAAAACTTTAGGAACGAAGGTATCGATAGATCTCATAACCCAGAGTTCTCAATGATTGAATGGTATGAGGCCTACACAGATTACAATTACCAAATGACACAATTTGAAGAGCTTGTTTCATTCTTAGCCAAAGAAATCACGGGCAGTTACAAAGTTCAGTATCAAGGAAAAGAAATCGATTTCACAACTCCTTGGAAAAGACTTTCTGTTTACGATGCCATCAAAGAATACGGCAAAGTGGATGTTGAAAAATTATCTTCGGCAGAACTTTTCGACCAGTTAAAGAAAAGTGGCAGCGACAGAAAAGGTCCTGCAAGCAAAGGAGAGATGGCTGCTGAACTCTTTGAGTTGGTGGCAGAAGAGCACTTATGGAATCCGATTTTTATTACGGATCACCCAGTTGAAATTTCTCCTCTGACGAAAAAACACAGAACAAAAGCCGGTCTTGTGGAAAGATTTGAGCCTTTTGCAGCTTGTATGGAAATCGGAAATTCTTATTCGGAGTTGAACGATCCAGAAGAGCAAAGATCAAGACTAGAAGAACAAGATAAGCAAAGAGCGCACAATAAAGAAGCTCATCCAATGGACGAAGACTTCTTGCACGCCATTGATGTGGGAATGCCACCCACGGGTGGTGTAGGACTTGGTATTGAGAGAATCGTAATGATCCTTACAGATCAAGCGTCTATCAGAGATATTATCTTCTTCCCTACGATGAAAATAAAGAATGATTAA
- the tilS gene encoding tRNA lysidine(34) synthetase TilS, with the protein MIKKFDFDFIKNTEQLLKQHNLGNKKLLVGVSGGVDSVVLFHHLLKVSDKLPLDISVCYVHHGISADEKQNKYRDRAFSFVKRLAEENRIPFFTNDPKKNKSSDEEYFRNLRNDFFVSTMSENKIDILLKAHHRDDLLETRLIRLIRGVGDQGFESMTEFNGEIFRPLLTWSREEIENYAKKYQLDFVKDPSNKDGKYFRNWIRNSWLKDLEAYRPGAKSSLTRSLENISQMLKADSGCDFSATIDKSGIIRSKLILLNKLDQRRVFAFYLNKMNVKNYSHSHIDEILKRLDSSKKALTFHVMGCDWVVDTEHISIK; encoded by the coding sequence ATGATTAAGAAATTTGATTTTGATTTTATCAAGAATACGGAACAGCTTTTAAAGCAACACAACCTTGGAAATAAAAAACTCCTTGTCGGTGTTTCCGGAGGAGTTGATTCTGTTGTTTTATTTCATCATTTATTAAAAGTTTCAGATAAATTGCCTCTTGATATTTCGGTTTGTTACGTTCACCACGGTATTTCTGCTGATGAAAAACAAAACAAATACCGTGATCGTGCTTTTTCGTTTGTAAAAAGACTCGCGGAAGAAAACAGAATTCCATTTTTTACGAATGATCCTAAAAAAAACAAATCCTCTGACGAAGAATACTTTAGAAATCTTCGAAATGATTTTTTTGTATCGACAATGTCCGAAAATAAAATCGATATTTTGCTCAAAGCTCATCATCGAGATGATTTGTTAGAAACAAGGCTCATTCGCTTGATTCGCGGTGTGGGTGACCAAGGTTTTGAATCTATGACAGAGTTCAATGGTGAGATTTTTAGACCCTTACTCACTTGGAGTAGAGAAGAGATCGAAAATTATGCAAAAAAATATCAATTGGATTTCGTAAAAGATCCTTCTAACAAGGATGGAAAGTATTTTAGAAATTGGATCAGAAACTCTTGGTTGAAAGATTTAGAGGCATATAGACCTGGGGCAAAGTCCAGCCTGACGCGCTCGTTAGAGAATATTTCACAAATGCTAAAGGCAGATTCTGGCTGTGACTTTTCTGCCACAATCGACAAAAGTGGTATTATTCGTAGCAAGCTCATTTTGCTCAATAAGTTGGATCAAAGAAGAGTATTTGCCTTCTACTTGAATAAAATGAATGTGAAGAACTATTCTCACTCTCATATTGATGAAATTTTAAAGCGTCTTGACAGTTCCAAAAAGGCACTCACATTTCATGTGATGGGTTGTGACTGGGTAGTTGACACTGAGCATATCTCCATCAAATAA